One segment of Bacteroides caecimuris DNA contains the following:
- a CDS encoding GNAT family N-acetyltransferase has translation MAITIKKVSTKRELKKFIRFNYRMYKGNPYSVPDLYDDMLNTFNKKKNAAFEFCEADYFLAYRDDKIVGRVAAIINNRANEKWDCKNVRFGWIDFIDDPEVSSALIKTVEDWGKERGMTHIAGPLGFTDFDAEGMLVEGFDQLSTMATIYNYPYYPVHMEKLGFEKDADWVEYKIYIPDAIPDKHKRISELIQRKYNLKIKKYTSAKKIAKDYGQKIFELMNEAYSPLYGYSPLTQRQIDQYVKMYLPILDLRMVTLITDANDELVCVGISMPSLAEALQKSHGRLLPFGWFYLLKALFMKRRAKMLDLLLVAVKPEYQNKGVNALLFSDLIPVYQKLGFIFAESNPELELNGKVQAQWDYFETQQHKRRRAFIKEIK, from the coding sequence ATGGCTATTACAATCAAGAAAGTCTCCACAAAGAGAGAACTTAAGAAATTTATCCGTTTCAATTACAGAATGTACAAGGGCAACCCCTACTCTGTGCCCGACCTCTATGACGACATGCTCAACACCTTCAACAAGAAGAAAAACGCAGCATTCGAGTTCTGTGAAGCAGATTATTTCCTGGCATATCGGGACGATAAAATCGTAGGGCGCGTAGCCGCTATCATCAACAACCGTGCCAATGAGAAATGGGACTGCAAGAACGTTCGTTTCGGATGGATAGACTTCATCGACGATCCCGAAGTATCATCCGCACTCATCAAAACAGTGGAAGATTGGGGAAAAGAACGAGGCATGACTCACATTGCCGGTCCTCTCGGATTTACTGATTTCGATGCGGAAGGAATGTTAGTTGAAGGATTCGACCAACTTAGCACCATGGCTACTATCTACAACTACCCATACTATCCTGTACACATGGAAAAGTTAGGCTTCGAGAAAGATGCCGACTGGGTGGAATACAAAATCTACATACCGGATGCCATTCCCGACAAACATAAACGTATCTCCGAACTGATCCAACGAAAATATAACCTCAAGATAAAGAAATATACTTCCGCAAAAAAAATAGCCAAAGACTACGGACAGAAGATTTTCGAGCTGATGAATGAAGCATATAGCCCGCTCTACGGCTACTCTCCGTTGACACAGCGGCAAATCGACCAATACGTGAAAATGTATCTGCCGATCCTTGACTTACGGATGGTTACACTGATTACTGATGCCAATGACGAACTGGTCTGCGTAGGCATCTCCATGCCATCTCTCGCCGAGGCTTTACAGAAATCACACGGGCGCCTGTTACCATTCGGATGGTTCTATCTGTTAAAGGCACTATTCATGAAACGCCGTGCCAAAATGCTTGATCTGCTACTCGTTGCAGTGAAACCGGAATATCAAAACAAAGGTGTTAACGCTTTGTTATTTTCCGATTTAATTCCGGTTTATCAAAAATTAGGTTTTATCTTTGCGGAAAGCAACCCCGAACTGGAACTGAACGGAAAAGTTCAGGCACAATGGGATTACTTTGAGACTCAACAACATAAGCGCCGCCGTGCGTTCATCAAAGAGATAAAATAA